The genome window CGGTCGAGCGCCTAACGTCTGGGTTGGTCCGCGAGGCCGCACGCATGTAGGCGGCGGCCGGGCGCCGGTCGTAGTCGAGCGCAAGCAGGACATAATAAAGAAGGACGGCGACAGGACGATTGTGTTTGCTGCGAAAACAGGCAACGACATCGATGGATTCGATTTCAAGGTCGATAAAAAAGTGACGGCGCTTCGTTTCGTGTTGGACATTGACGGCAGGAAGCTGCCACAGCGAGTCGAGGTAGGAAAGAATAATCAGAAGCTGCCGGCGCTACCATTCGAAGTGAAGTTTCACTGAATCAAGAGCGCAAAGAGCATGGAGTTCAGGCTTTAGCCTGGTAGTACTTTCCTCTTTTGACACACTACCAGGCTAAAGCCTGAACTCCATGCCTCGTCAGGTTGACAGGTTTCGCCTCTCTCACGGATAATCGGCGAGCTTGAGAAAACAGTTGGGAATTCAAATGAATTTTTTCGCATCACGAATTGACCGTCACCCGAACCGCGCGCATACCAAAGTGCGGCGTTCTTACTTCTCGTTTAGCGTCTTTAGCTTTAGCACCGCAACAGGAGCGGGGGGCGCGATGGTTTAGACCGAAATCCAATCGCACAGGTTTCAGAAGCCCGCTCCTTCCACGAAGGCAGCGGGCTTCAAAGTTTTTGGGAGTGGTTTGATGGAAGATAAGAACAAAGACAGCACATTGACGGTAGCCTTCCAGGGCGAGCGTGGAGCCTTCAGCGAGGACGCCGCGCGCAAGCTTCTCGGCGCCGACATTAAAATCCTGCCTTGTCGAGCGTTCGAGGAAATGTTCGACGCCGTGTCATCAGGCGCGGCCGATGCAGCCGCTGCTCCGATCGAGAATAGCCTTGCCGGTTCGGTGCATAAGAACTACGACCTGTTGATGGAGCACGACCTCACCATCACCGGGGAGACGAACCTGAGAATCGTTCACCACTTGATCGCGCCGCGCGGCGTTGCGCTGTCAGATGTTCGCCGAGTTCATTCTCATCCGGTCGCGCTCGCGCAATGCGAGAAGTTCCTGCGCGCCAATCCTCAGATCGAAGTGGCACCCGCTTACGACACTGCGGGCAGCGTCAAGATGATTGTCGAGAGCGGCTCGAAGGTGGAGGCGGCGATTGCCGGAGCTACCGCGGCCGAGGTCTACGGCGCCGAGATCATCGCCGAAGGCATCGAAGACAACGCGAAGAATTTCACGCGGTTTCTTCTGTTGGCGCGCCCCGATCGAGCGGATTCGATCAAGACGACGTCAAATCAAGAGCAGCGAAAGACATCGATCGTCTTTCGGGTAGCGAACAAGCCGGGCGGATTGTTTCGCTCACTGGCCGCGTTCGCGCTGCGCGACATCGACCTGACTAAGATCGAATCGCGACCCATCGAAGGCCGCCCGTGGGAGTACTCGTTTTATCTTGACCTGATCGGCGATCCACACGAGCCTCACGTCGAGCGAGCGCTTGCGAATCTGGCAGAGCTTGCCGAGAGCGTGCGCGTGCTGGGGAGTTACTGGAGAAGTGAAGGGTGATGCGTGAAACGTGATGCGTGACCGGTCCTTTCCAGTCACGCATCACGAATCACGCATCACGGCGCCTGGTACCAAAAGGAGAATTAGCCATGATCATCGCGATGAAATCAAATGCAACCGAAGACCAGATCGAAGAGGTCTGTGAGAGCATCCGCCGATACGGCTACAAGCCTCACGTCATACGAGGCGAAGAGCGAGTCGTCATCGGCGCGGTCGGTCACGGCGACAACAAAGACCACCTGCAAAATCTGCGCTCGGTGCCGGGCGTCGAAGACGTCGTTCCGATACTTCAGCCTTACAAAATCGTAGGCCGCGAGCTGAAGCCGCAGCGAACGATTGTCCGCGTCGGCGATCTGGAGATCGGCGGCAAAGAGTTTGTCGTGATGGCTGGGCCTTGCTCGGTCGAGACGCGCGAGCAGTTGATGGAAACTGCCGAAGCCGTCAAGCAGGCAGGCGCCCAGGTGCTGCGAGGCGGCGCCTACAAACCACGGACTTCGCCTTATGACTTTCAAGGTCTTGAAGTCGAAGGGCTCAAGCTGCTGGCCGAAGCGCGCGCTCTTACCGGGCTCAAGATCGTGACCGAAGTCGTCACCACCGAAGACACCGAGGTCGTCGCCGAGTATGCCGATATCCTTCAGGTCGGCGCGCGGAACATGCAGAACTTCGCTCTACTGAAGAGACTGGGCAGCGTCAAACGCCCGGTGCTCTTGAAGCGAGGGATGAGCTCGACAATCAAGGAGCTTCTCTTGTCGGCCGAATACATCGCGTCACACGGCAACGATCAGATAATCCTGTGTGAGCGAGGCATTCGAACCTTCGAGACCGCTACGCGCAACACGTTGGATCTGGCAGCGGTTCCGCTGTTGAACGAACTGAGTCATCTGCCCGTTGTAGTCGACCCCTCCCACGCAACCGGCCGCAGGAGCCTGGTTCGCCCGGCGGCAAAAGGCGCAGTGGCTGTGGGCGCCGATGGTTTGCTCATCGAAGTTCACCCTCGTCCGCAAGAGGCCTGGTCGGACGGCCCACAGTCGCTGACGCCTCCAATGTTCGCCGAAATAATGACAGAGCTGCGCGAGTACGTGCGGCTGGAGTCTCGCTACCTGAATTAAACACAAAGGCACGAAGTCACTAAGGGACAAGCTGAAGCTTGAACTCTGAACCTGGTACTTCTTTGTGCCTTTGTGTTTGACCTCTTATACTGAATTTGCATGGCATTACCTGAACTGAGACTCGCCGAAAACGTCGCCGGCGATTTCTTCGTCGACAGCACTTGTATCGACTGCGATCTCTGCCGTCAGATCGCTCCAGACACTTTCTCGAGCGCCGGCGATCAATCAATAGTTCATCACCAGCCAGAATCACCCGAACAAGAATTCGCGGCGCTCAAAGCTCTAGTCACCTGTCCGACCGCTTCAATTGGAACGCTCAGCGGCCGCTCGGCGAAAGCGGCTGTAGCAGCTTATCCTGAGTTGATAGAAGATGGCGTCTACTTCTGCGGCTTCGCGTCCGAGTCGTCATACGGAGCGTCTAGCTACCTCATCGCCCGCCCCAACGGGAACGTGCTGATCGACTCGCCTCGTTTCGCGAGTCCGCTGGTCAAACGCATCGAGAAGCTGGGCGGCGTGAGGCTCATGTTCCTAACTCATCGCGACGACGTCGCCGACCACGAAAAGTGGGCCGGTCATTTCAACGCCGAGCGTGTTATGCATAGCGACGATATCGGCCGCTCTCTGTCCGGCATCGAGCGCGTGCTCGCCGGCCGCGAAGCCGTTCAGCTCGACGACGACTTGTTGGCTATCCCGACTCCCGGGCACACACGCGGGCACACGGTATTGCTCTACCGCAACCGATATTTGTTCTCGGGTGATCATCTCTGGTGGTCCGAGTCTTACGAATCACTTCACGCGTCGTCGAACGTGTGCTGGTATTCGTGGACGGAGCAGACTCGCTCAATGGAGCGCCTGCTCGGTTACCGATTCGAGTGGGTACTGCCTGGACACGGACGCCGGGCTCGTTTAAGCTCGTCGCTTATGCATGAGCAGCTCGAGCAATGCGTGGCGCGAATGAAGCGCCGCTCGCGAGCAGCAAGTTGATTGCCGGCTTCGAACCAAACAATTTGATGAAAGGCGCTAAACCATTGAGCTTTACTCATTCTCGGATCGCGGGGTCCAAACTCGCGGCAATCGGCGTGGCCGCCTTCTTAGCCCTGGTCGCGTTCGGGCAAAGCCAACCGCGCAAGGAATCCTCTCAAATCCGTCTCGCGTTGAGGCTGTTCAACGACTCCCGCTTTTCGACGCCGCAGGGCGATCTTCAGAATAGCTGCGCTTCGTGCCATCTAATGGACGAAGACCCGCAGGGCATGAGGGCCCACACCGATTTCTTCGCCCGGAGCTGGGTGCCGTGGCGCGCAGGCGATCCGCGCCGCGACGGGTTGCGCAACGCGCCGACAATCTTTGATTCGGCGTTGATGCCGCGTCTTCACTTCGACGGGGAGTTCAGCTCGCTGGAGGAACTGGTCAAGGGAACGCTCGCCGGACGCGCGATGGGATGGTTGCCGGGCGAAGAGGAGCAGGCATTCGATCGGGTCTACAGAATCATTTTGGATGACAATCGCGAAGGCAGCGGCAATGAAACGAATTATCGTGCGCAGTTCAATGCCGCATACGGGGTCGATCCCACAACGCTCAGCAAGAGCGAAGTTGTCAACGGTGTCGTGAAAGCCCTCGCGGATTATATTCGAACGCTCAAGACCGGGCGCACGGCGCCATACGATCGTTTCGTTCAGGCGAACGGATTGGACTCCGGACCCGCGGATGGCGAAGACCCAAAGCTGCTTGCGAACCGGATTCTGGACAAGGTCGCGACGCTCGAAAAGTCACGAACGCTGAAGCTGCCCGGCGGGTTTGACGCCGCTGCGCTGAGCGGGTTGAAGGTATTTTTCCGCACCAGTGGGAGCGGGTCTATCGGCAACTGCGCCGCGTGTCACACGCCGCCGCTGTTCACGGACTTTTCGTTTCACAACATGGGCATCAGTCAAAGCGAATACGATCAGGTGAACGGCGCTGGCAGCTTCGCCGAACTGGAAATCCCCGCCGCCGCCCAGGCCCGGCGCCCTTCCCCGCAGTTCCGCGAGACTCCTTCGAAGCGGAAACCCCGATACGCGGATCTCGGCTTCTGGAACTTCGTGGATCTCAAGACCTCGCCGCTTCGCGGCGGTGATGAGAGTGACGATCAGTTCCTGCAGCGAATGACCGCGGCGTTCAAGACTCCGACCCTGCGTAATCTGGCGTTCACCCAGCCGTATATGCACACCGGCGGCTTCACTACGCTCGAAAGCGCACTGACCGAGATCATTCGCTTGAGTGAGTTGGCGCGCGCGGGGAAAGTGCGAGAAGGCGATAAGCAACTTTCCAGAATCAATATCACCGAAGCGGACATAGCTCCGCTAGTCGCGTTCCTTGGAACGCTGAACGAAGAATTAAAGCCGCGTTAGAAATACTAGTGGTGTAACCATCCTCATTCCCAAGTTGGCCGAGGTTGGCCGAGGTTGGACGTTCGAATGATCCCTCGATTGCGCGGAATCTTCCTTCTGACATTCTGGTTCGCATCAATCGCGATCGTGGCGCCGTTGTTGATCGTACTCGTACTGATCACCAGGAATGAAAACTTCATCTATTCACCGGTTCGCATGTTCATTCGCGCCGGGCTGGCGATGGCCGGCGTGCGAATTGAAGTAAGCGGGCTCGAACGGCTGGACCCGAATCAGACTTACATCTTTACTCCAAACCATCAGAGCCTCATCGAAGTCCCTTTGTGCGTGACTTACCTCAAACGGAATATTGCCTACCTGGGGAAAAAGGAAGTGTTCAAGTATCCGATCTTTGGTCAAGGCATACGGTTGATCGGCGTGGTGTCGGTCGATCGCAGCAACACAACCGCCGCCGTCGAAAGCGCTCGACAAGCAACCGAGAACCTGCGGCGCGGCAAATCGTATGTTGTCTACCCTGAAGGCACGCGCTCGCCTGACGGGCGGTTGCTTCCGTTCAAGAAGGGCGCGTTCATGATGGCGATCGATGCCGGCGTCCCGATTGTCCCAATCTCGATATCGGGCGCAACTGCGATCATGCCAAAAGCCCAGATCAAGGTTTTCCCATCAACCGTGCGAATAACTGTTCACGAACCTATCAGCACCGGCGGCTACACGAAAGAAAACATCGGCGAGTTGATGCAATTGACGCGAGAGAAGGTCCTCTCAGGCCTGAGCGAGGAACAGGCGCCGCCGGGCGAACGAAAAGCCGCAACGACCCAAATCAGCAACAAACAGTCCGCGTGACTACGAAGACGCGTTCAGCGTTTACTTCCCTCTGGCGAATGTCCCTCGTAGTGCAACAGGCTCTTCGCCCAGATGCCGGCGGCGCCGACCGCAATCAGGCACCCAACGCCGCCTGTCAGAACCGATAGCGTGGCGCCGATGAGCGCGGCAACTGCGCCGGCCTCGAATTCACCAAGCTGCGGCCCGCCCATGAAAAAAATCATGTTGACCGACGTCATACGTCCGCGCAGGTAATTGGGCGTGACTAACTGGCGGATCGTTTGTCGCAACACCGTGCTCACGGTATCGGCAGCGCCGGTGATCGCAAGCATCAGCAGCGAGAGCCAAAACCAGCGCGACAAAGCGAACGCAACTGTGGCCGCTCCGAAGATCGCAACGGAAATGAGCACCGCCTTGCCTTGCTTCCGCATAACTCCGCGCCGTGCCATGGCGAGCCCGGCTATGATCGAACCGGCTCCCGGCGCCGCGGCAAGAAAGCCAAGCCCGCGCGCTCCGACATTCAGAATCTCCGCTGCGAATATCGGCAGCAGAGCCGTCGCCGAGGCGAAGAAAGTCGCGATGAAATCAAGCATCATTGTCTGCACAATGATTGGGGTGCGCCACACGAACCGCAGCCCTTCGCGAAGCGCACCGAAGTTTATCCGTGCTACTGGGGCTTCGGCTTCAGCGCGGCCGCTCGCGCTCATGAGCAGCAGGGCAATGATGACCGCGACGAAGGAGGCCGCATTGATACCATAGATCACCGCAGGTCCGCGCGCGCTCAGAAGCAACCCGGCGAGCGCCGGCCCAACGATCATTGCAGAATTGAAGACCAGGATTCCAAGGCTGACCGCGTTTGGAAAATCCTCCAGAGGCACCAGTGTTGGCAGCATAGCCTGACGGGCGGGATTGTCGAATGCCACCGCGGCCGAAGCAATGGCTGTAAGCAAGTAAATGGACCAGAGGCTGGCCAGCCCCGATGCCGTCATCACTGTCAGCAATGCCGCGCTAATCAACATCACGCTTTGCGATGCCAGCATCAATCGCTTCCGGTCGACCGCGTCGGCGACAACACCACCCAAAAGCGAGCAGAAGATGATGGGCAACACACGCACAAGCCCGACGCCGCCTAACGCCAGCGGAGATTTTGTCAGCACGTAGACGTGCCAGTTGATCGCCACAAGCTGCATCTGAGAACCGGTGACCGATATGAGCTGGCCAATCCACAATAAGCGAAAATCCCGGTGGCGCAACGCGGTGAACGATGATCTTTTCGGTTTGTTGTTTGACTCTTTGCTGAGTGCAGGAGAAAGATCGGGTAAAGACATGGGCCACTATAATTCCACGGTTGTGCGTAGTTGCGCCACCGGTACCTTGGGAGCGCAGGCATCCCTGCCTGCTTGCTTATGCCAAAGCTAATCTCTTTCTTTCGCAACGCCAGGCAGGCAGGGCTGCCTGCGCTCCCAGGGCGGCCGCCCTCGACTTGCTGACGACAGCCTTATACAATGCCGCTCGCTGCGCTCAGCCGGTTGAGCTAAGAAAACCAGGAGGCTCTCATGCTACAAGTCAAGCGCGCTCAGGTCAGTGACGGAACTGCGGCGACATTAGCTGGCAATCCCGGAAGGTCTCGCCTTCTACTGGTGACATTCGTCTCGATTCTCGTTTCCCTTCCCTTGTTTGATTCCAGCGCGTTCACTCAGCAACCGGCGCAGGATCGCATCGAACGATTCCGGAAGATGTCCGTGGACGCCGAAACAAAAGGCCTGGCCGAGCCGTTCAATGGGATCACCACGAATGGACAGATTGCGCCCGGACTGTTCGCCATCCACTCTACCGGCGTATCAACCGAACCGGTTCAGAAAGCGGCCGGTGCATTCCTTGCCGCACTGAGCCTCGAGCAGCGATCTAAAACGATGTTCTCCACAGATGACTCGGAATGGCGCAAATGGATGAACCAGAGTTTCTACGTGCGGCAGGGCGTCAGCTTCAAGGAGATGAGCGAGGCTCAGCGCGAGGCGGCGTTCGGGCTGATGCGCGCGTCGCTCAGCGCAAAAGGATTGAAGCAAACGCGTGACATTATGCGGCTCAATCATACGCTGGGCGAGTTGAACAACAACGATTTCGAAGCCTACGGGGAATGGCTCTACAACATCACGGTGATGGGCACGCCTTCCGCCAAGGAGCCATGGGGCTGGCAGTTGGACGGCCACCACGCGATCATCAATTACTTCGTGCTGGGCGATCAGGTGGTGATGACACCCTTCTTCGCCGGGTCGGAGCCGGTGACCGCTGCTTCAGGGAAGTACAAGGGCACCACTATTCTTCAAGACGAGCAGAACAACGGCCTTGCGATGATCAACGCGTTCAAAGAAGACGTTCGCAAGAAGGCGCTCGTTCAGGCTTCGAAGACTGGAAACAACAACCTCACTGAAGCATTCAAGGACAATGTTGTTCTGGACTATGCCGGCGTTCGAGCGTCGGAGCTTTCGAAGCAGGAGCGGAAACAGTTGCTCGATCTGATCGCGCTCTACGTGGACAACATGGACAACGGCCACGCCCGGGTCAAGATGGACGAGATCCGCCGGCACCTCGACAACACCTGGTTCGCGTGGATCGGCGGCACCGAGCCCACCAGCGTCTTCTACTATCGCATTCACAGCCCGGTGATCCTGATCGAATTTGACCACCAACTGCCGGCCAATCTTCGACACCTGGCCAAGGACCCGCGAGCGCCGAACCGCGAGCACATTCACG of Acidobacteriota bacterium contains these proteins:
- the pheA gene encoding prephenate dehydratase translates to MEDKNKDSTLTVAFQGERGAFSEDAARKLLGADIKILPCRAFEEMFDAVSSGAADAAAAPIENSLAGSVHKNYDLLMEHDLTITGETNLRIVHHLIAPRGVALSDVRRVHSHPVALAQCEKFLRANPQIEVAPAYDTAGSVKMIVESGSKVEAAIAGATAAEVYGAEIIAEGIEDNAKNFTRFLLLARPDRADSIKTTSNQEQRKTSIVFRVANKPGGLFRSLAAFALRDIDLTKIESRPIEGRPWEYSFYLDLIGDPHEPHVERALANLAELAESVRVLGSYWRSEG
- the aroF gene encoding 3-deoxy-7-phosphoheptulonate synthase, translating into MIIAMKSNATEDQIEEVCESIRRYGYKPHVIRGEERVVIGAVGHGDNKDHLQNLRSVPGVEDVVPILQPYKIVGRELKPQRTIVRVGDLEIGGKEFVVMAGPCSVETREQLMETAEAVKQAGAQVLRGGAYKPRTSPYDFQGLEVEGLKLLAEARALTGLKIVTEVVTTEDTEVVAEYADILQVGARNMQNFALLKRLGSVKRPVLLKRGMSSTIKELLLSAEYIASHGNDQIILCERGIRTFETATRNTLDLAAVPLLNELSHLPVVVDPSHATGRRSLVRPAAKGAVAVGADGLLIEVHPRPQEAWSDGPQSLTPPMFAEIMTELREYVRLESRYLN
- a CDS encoding MBL fold metallo-hydrolase, translating into MALPELRLAENVAGDFFVDSTCIDCDLCRQIAPDTFSSAGDQSIVHHQPESPEQEFAALKALVTCPTASIGTLSGRSAKAAVAAYPELIEDGVYFCGFASESSYGASSYLIARPNGNVLIDSPRFASPLVKRIEKLGGVRLMFLTHRDDVADHEKWAGHFNAERVMHSDDIGRSLSGIERVLAGREAVQLDDDLLAIPTPGHTRGHTVLLYRNRYLFSGDHLWWSESYESLHASSNVCWYSWTEQTRSMERLLGYRFEWVLPGHGRRARLSSSLMHEQLEQCVARMKRRSRAAS
- a CDS encoding cytochrome c peroxidase yields the protein MRGANEAPLASSKLIAGFEPNNLMKGAKPLSFTHSRIAGSKLAAIGVAAFLALVAFGQSQPRKESSQIRLALRLFNDSRFSTPQGDLQNSCASCHLMDEDPQGMRAHTDFFARSWVPWRAGDPRRDGLRNAPTIFDSALMPRLHFDGEFSSLEELVKGTLAGRAMGWLPGEEEQAFDRVYRIILDDNREGSGNETNYRAQFNAAYGVDPTTLSKSEVVNGVVKALADYIRTLKTGRTAPYDRFVQANGLDSGPADGEDPKLLANRILDKVATLEKSRTLKLPGGFDAAALSGLKVFFRTSGSGSIGNCAACHTPPLFTDFSFHNMGISQSEYDQVNGAGSFAELEIPAAAQARRPSPQFRETPSKRKPRYADLGFWNFVDLKTSPLRGGDESDDQFLQRMTAAFKTPTLRNLAFTQPYMHTGGFTTLESALTEIIRLSELARAGKVREGDKQLSRINITEADIAPLVAFLGTLNEELKPR
- a CDS encoding lysophospholipid acyltransferase family protein, which encodes MIPRLRGIFLLTFWFASIAIVAPLLIVLVLITRNENFIYSPVRMFIRAGLAMAGVRIEVSGLERLDPNQTYIFTPNHQSLIEVPLCVTYLKRNIAYLGKKEVFKYPIFGQGIRLIGVVSVDRSNTTAAVESARQATENLRRGKSYVVYPEGTRSPDGRLLPFKKGAFMMAIDAGVPIVPISISGATAIMPKAQIKVFPSTVRITVHEPISTGGYTKENIGELMQLTREKVLSGLSEEQAPPGERKAATTQISNKQSA
- a CDS encoding MFS transporter; this encodes MSLPDLSPALSKESNNKPKRSSFTALRHRDFRLLWIGQLISVTGSQMQLVAINWHVYVLTKSPLALGGVGLVRVLPIIFCSLLGGVVADAVDRKRLMLASQSVMLISAALLTVMTASGLASLWSIYLLTAIASAAVAFDNPARQAMLPTLVPLEDFPNAVSLGILVFNSAMIVGPALAGLLLSARGPAVIYGINAASFVAVIIALLLMSASGRAEAEAPVARINFGALREGLRFVWRTPIIVQTMMLDFIATFFASATALLPIFAAEILNVGARGLGFLAAAPGAGSIIAGLAMARRGVMRKQGKAVLISVAIFGAATVAFALSRWFWLSLLMLAITGAADTVSTVLRQTIRQLVTPNYLRGRMTSVNMIFFMGGPQLGEFEAGAVAALIGATLSVLTGGVGCLIAVGAAGIWAKSLLHYEGHSPEGSKR
- a CDS encoding DUF3500 domain-containing protein, whose translation is MSVDAETKGLAEPFNGITTNGQIAPGLFAIHSTGVSTEPVQKAAGAFLAALSLEQRSKTMFSTDDSEWRKWMNQSFYVRQGVSFKEMSEAQREAAFGLMRASLSAKGLKQTRDIMRLNHTLGELNNNDFEAYGEWLYNITVMGTPSAKEPWGWQLDGHHAIINYFVLGDQVVMTPFFAGSEPVTAASGKYKGTTILQDEQNNGLAMINAFKEDVRKKALVQASKTGNNNLTEAFKDNVVLDYAGVRASELSKQERKQLLDLIALYVDNMDNGHARVKMDEIRRHLDNTWFAWIGGTEPTSVFYYRIHSPVILIEFDHQLPANLRHLAKDPRAPNREHIHVVMRTPNGNDYGKDLLRQHYQQHKHGG